A window from Psychrobium sp. MM17-31 encodes these proteins:
- a CDS encoding phosphoadenylyl-sulfate reductase, whose amino-acid sequence MTKLFDDIDFVALLSAPESDQHAILAKVNKALAELTPQERVQWALANLPGTHGLSSSFGIQSALMLHLLTQEQADIPVILTDTGHLFPETYQFIDKLTNRLSLNLKVYQSELSPAWQQARYGKEWEQGLDGLDAYNKRNKVEPMQRALEDLEIGTWFSGLRSQQASSREGLPFVEIRGTRYKFLPIIDLHNKQVHEYLTQFDLPYHPLWEEGYVSLGDVHSTRKLEAGMTEEETRFNGLKRECGLHFEI is encoded by the coding sequence ATGACTAAATTGTTCGATGATATCGACTTTGTGGCGCTGTTATCGGCGCCAGAATCCGATCAGCACGCGATTCTAGCTAAGGTCAATAAAGCCTTAGCTGAGTTGACGCCTCAAGAGCGCGTACAATGGGCACTTGCTAACTTGCCGGGCACTCATGGCTTGTCGTCGAGTTTCGGTATTCAATCAGCGTTAATGCTTCATCTTCTTACGCAAGAGCAAGCGGATATTCCGGTGATCTTAACCGACACCGGCCATTTGTTTCCTGAGACCTATCAGTTTATTGACAAGCTAACGAATCGTTTGTCACTTAACTTGAAGGTTTATCAGAGCGAACTAAGCCCTGCGTGGCAACAAGCGCGTTATGGTAAAGAGTGGGAGCAAGGCCTCGATGGTTTAGATGCTTATAATAAGCGTAATAAAGTTGAGCCGATGCAGCGTGCATTAGAAGATTTAGAGATTGGCACTTGGTTCTCTGGTCTGCGCTCACAGCAAGCAAGCTCCCGCGAAGGGCTGCCGTTTGTCGAAATTCGTGGTACGCGCTATAAGTTTTTACCTATTATTGATTTACACAATAAACAGGTACATGAATATCTCACGCAATTTGATTTGCCATATCACCCATTGTGGGAAGAAGGTTATGTCAGCTTAGGGGATGTTCATTCCACCCGTAAACTCGAAGCGGGAATGACGGAAGAAGAGACTAGATTCAATGGCTTAAAGCGAGAATGCGGTTTGCATTTCGAGATTTAA
- the cysI gene encoding assimilatory sulfite reductase (NADPH) hemoprotein subunit has protein sequence MSDTKLAANEYIKADSNLLRGTIEEGLQNNITGALYVDDTQLSKFHGFYQQDDRDLRAERQAQKLEPLHSFMLRARVPGGVCTPQQWLDVDKIASELTMSQSIRLTTRQTFQYHGILKRNLKPLIQALDTSSLDSIAACGDVNRNVMCNPNPVESELHQQAYEWSVALSEKLLPRTNAYAEIWLDGEKVTSNETEPMYGETYLPRKFKIAVAVPPHNDVDVYTNCLGFIAVSDNGKLIGFNVTVGGGMGATHGDKTTFPRLADDLGFIALEDTIEIAKAVITTQRDWGNRTDRKYARLKYTVQKHGIEAFRAEVAKRSGVDIQPPKQVEFTTRGDRFGWVKGTDGKWHLTLYIECGRIKDVPGKEIQTGFREIAKVHKGDFRMTSNQNMIVANVAEEDKAQIEALARQYGILGERLTPLRKHSIACVSLPTCALGMAEAERYFPEFTDKIDALLEKHGVGDQPIVMRMTGCPNGCARPYAAEIGLVGKGPGRYNLYLGAAFDGTRISKMVLENGNEEEILADLDGRIARFANERTDGEYFGDFLVRTQEVKAVLTSAGDFHD, from the coding sequence ATGAGCGATACTAAATTAGCAGCTAACGAATATATCAAAGCTGATAGTAACCTTCTGCGCGGTACTATCGAAGAAGGTTTGCAAAACAATATTACTGGCGCGCTGTATGTTGATGACACACAGCTGTCAAAATTCCACGGCTTTTATCAGCAAGACGACCGCGATTTACGCGCTGAGCGTCAAGCTCAAAAGCTAGAGCCGCTACATAGCTTTATGCTACGTGCCCGTGTACCTGGCGGTGTATGCACACCACAGCAATGGCTAGACGTAGATAAGATCGCTAGCGAACTTACCATGAGCCAAAGTATTCGTTTAACCACGCGTCAAACGTTTCAGTACCACGGTATTTTAAAGCGCAACTTAAAGCCGCTGATTCAAGCGCTTGATACCTCATCACTTGATTCTATTGCTGCCTGTGGCGATGTAAACCGCAACGTGATGTGTAACCCAAACCCTGTTGAGTCTGAGCTTCATCAACAAGCGTATGAGTGGTCTGTGGCACTTTCTGAAAAGTTATTACCACGTACTAACGCTTATGCTGAAATCTGGCTTGATGGCGAAAAGGTTACTAGCAATGAAACTGAGCCTATGTACGGTGAGACTTACCTACCGCGTAAATTTAAAATTGCCGTTGCTGTACCGCCGCACAATGATGTTGATGTGTACACCAACTGTCTTGGCTTTATCGCTGTTAGCGACAATGGCAAGCTTATTGGTTTCAACGTGACTGTTGGCGGCGGCATGGGGGCGACTCATGGCGATAAGACAACTTTCCCGCGCCTAGCTGATGACTTAGGTTTTATTGCCCTAGAAGATACCATTGAAATTGCCAAAGCGGTGATTACGACTCAGCGCGATTGGGGTAATCGTACCGACCGTAAATACGCACGTCTTAAGTACACAGTACAGAAGCACGGTATCGAAGCCTTTAGAGCCGAAGTTGCTAAGCGCTCTGGCGTTGATATTCAGCCGCCAAAGCAAGTTGAATTTACTACGCGTGGCGATCGCTTTGGTTGGGTTAAAGGCACTGATGGCAAATGGCATCTAACGCTGTACATCGAATGTGGTCGTATTAAAGACGTACCGGGTAAAGAGATTCAAACAGGTTTCAGAGAGATTGCTAAGGTGCACAAAGGCGACTTTAGAATGACTTCAAACCAAAACATGATAGTTGCCAATGTTGCCGAAGAAGATAAAGCGCAAATCGAAGCGCTTGCTCGTCAATATGGCATTTTAGGTGAGCGTTTAACGCCGCTACGTAAACATTCTATTGCCTGTGTATCACTGCCGACTTGTGCCCTAGGTATGGCAGAAGCTGAGCGTTACTTCCCTGAGTTTACCGACAAGATTGATGCACTGCTTGAAAAACACGGCGTTGGCGATCAGCCAATTGTGATGCGTATGACTGGTTGTCCAAATGGTTGTGCGCGTCCTTATGCTGCTGAAATTGGTTTGGTTGGTAAAGGACCTGGTCGTTATAACCTGTACTTGGGCGCCGCTTTTGACGGCACACGTATCAGTAAGATGGTACTAGAGAATGGTAACGAAGAAGAGATCTTAGCCGATCTTGATGGCCGTATCGCGCGTTTTGCTAATGAGCGCACTGACGGTGAATATTTTGGCGATTTCCTAGTTCGCACTCAAGAAGTTAAAGCCGTGCTAACTAGCGCGGGAGACTTTCATGACTAA
- a CDS encoding TIGR04219 family outer membrane beta-barrel protein, with translation MTFKKLALASALVTAFALPAKADVLGVYVGAQGWQNEASGGFSQNANLVDFAFEEKTNTNLYLKFEHPVPLVPNARIRVGKLETNGSADLNAAFTFGGKTYRVNENIDTTLDFTNNDATLYWELLDNDLVAFDFGLTAKNIKGDFLVEDGTQSSMEEVSVWLPMGYAAAKVRIPFAGLYVYGDANFVSYDGSKVHDYEVGLGYDLIDNIAVDVALTAGYREVVIELDDVDDINADLEFSGFFAGLEVHF, from the coding sequence ATGACTTTTAAAAAACTTGCCCTTGCATCTGCACTTGTTACTGCATTTGCACTGCCAGCTAAAGCTGATGTGTTAGGCGTTTATGTTGGTGCTCAAGGTTGGCAAAACGAAGCCAGTGGTGGCTTCTCACAAAACGCTAATCTTGTTGACTTTGCTTTCGAAGAAAAAACCAATACTAACCTGTATTTGAAATTCGAACATCCAGTACCATTAGTGCCGAATGCTCGTATTCGTGTTGGTAAATTAGAAACTAACGGTAGCGCTGACCTTAATGCGGCTTTCACTTTTGGTGGAAAGACCTATCGCGTTAACGAGAATATCGATACGACGTTGGATTTCACTAATAACGATGCAACTTTATACTGGGAGTTATTAGACAACGATTTAGTTGCTTTTGATTTTGGTTTAACCGCCAAGAACATTAAAGGTGATTTCCTAGTTGAAGACGGCACGCAATCAAGTATGGAAGAAGTTTCAGTATGGTTACCTATGGGTTATGCTGCTGCAAAAGTACGTATTCCTTTTGCGGGATTATACGTATACGGCGACGCTAACTTTGTGTCATACGATGGCAGTAAAGTTCACGATTACGAAGTGGGCCTAGGTTACGATCTTATAGATAATATTGCCGTTGATGTGGCCTTAACTGCCGGTTATCGCGAAGTTGTGATTGAGCTTGATGATGTTGATGACATCAATGCCGATCTCGAGTTTTCAGGTTTCTTTGCTGGTTTAGAAGTTCACTTCTAA
- a CDS encoding PspC domain-containing protein codes for MSLLHRFRKDTTNGLVAGICAGIARGLNVERKWVRIAALVSLLLFSVPTLIIYVILAVTLPPKNRWLD; via the coding sequence ATGAGCTTATTACACCGTTTTAGAAAAGATACAACCAATGGTTTGGTTGCTGGTATTTGTGCTGGTATCGCCCGTGGTCTTAACGTTGAACGTAAATGGGTGCGTATTGCAGCATTAGTTTCGTTATTACTCTTCTCTGTTCCTACTCTGATTATCTATGTGATTTTGGCGGTGACTTTACCGCCGAAGAATCGCTGGCTAGACTAA
- a CDS encoding assimilatory sulfite reductase (NADPH) flavoprotein subunit → MSLQQLNSLSSPLSQQQIDSLKQLTASMSAVELSWVSGYLAGISQGGAVAPVADVPAGKLTVMYGSQTGNSKGVAGEVAEQAKAMGINVELVSMGNYKAKQLKNESHLLIVVSTNGEGEPPDDAIQLHEFLASKRAPKLDGLKYSVLGLGDSSYEFFCQTAIDFDERLAALGAQSVLERKDCDVDYEEDAAAWAAGALSIVQETLTAAAPVAAASAPAFGSGKSQYTKKNPYKATLLANPKITARSANKDVRHIEISLEDSGITYQPGDALGVWFDNDPKLVSDLLTLLNIDAAATVDVGGETLTIEQALIENYELTQLHPGFISAYGEAANISELVKLSEDKDATRAYITQRQVIDVVRDYPAAISTEQLVAALRKLTPRLYSIASAMSEVEEEVHLTVAVVEYDAHGHAHQGAASSFLAHRLQEDSQVRVFVEHNDNFRLPAQDKSAIMIGPGTGIAPFRAFLQERDNTEASGENWLFFGNQHFTDDFLYQVELQDFKERGVLNRIDLAFSRDQEEKVYVQHRIVEQGKDIFQWLENGASLYICGDANYMAKDVHQALVDVISEYGNKTIEEANEYLINLRDSKRYQKDVY, encoded by the coding sequence ATGTCACTACAACAATTAAATTCATTGAGCAGTCCGCTGTCACAGCAGCAGATCGACTCATTAAAACAGCTGACGGCTTCAATGTCGGCAGTGGAACTCTCATGGGTCAGCGGTTATCTCGCTGGTATTAGTCAAGGTGGGGCTGTAGCTCCTGTCGCCGATGTGCCTGCCGGTAAATTAACCGTAATGTACGGCTCGCAAACGGGTAACTCGAAAGGGGTTGCTGGTGAAGTAGCTGAGCAAGCGAAGGCTATGGGCATTAACGTTGAGTTAGTGTCGATGGGCAATTACAAGGCGAAGCAGCTTAAAAATGAAAGCCACCTATTAATTGTTGTCAGTACCAATGGTGAAGGCGAGCCGCCTGATGATGCCATTCAATTACACGAATTCTTAGCCTCAAAGCGCGCACCAAAGTTAGACGGCCTTAAATATTCAGTATTAGGTCTAGGTGATTCTAGTTACGAATTTTTCTGTCAAACAGCCATTGATTTTGATGAGCGTTTAGCAGCGTTAGGCGCGCAATCTGTACTTGAACGTAAAGATTGTGATGTCGATTATGAAGAGGACGCAGCTGCGTGGGCGGCTGGGGCTCTTAGCATTGTTCAAGAAACGTTAACTGCGGCGGCTCCAGTGGCAGCTGCCAGTGCACCAGCATTTGGTAGTGGCAAAAGTCAGTACACCAAGAAAAATCCGTATAAAGCAACTTTATTAGCGAATCCTAAGATTACTGCGCGCAGTGCTAATAAAGACGTTAGACACATCGAGATTTCATTAGAAGACTCAGGTATTACTTACCAGCCTGGTGATGCATTAGGCGTATGGTTCGATAACGATCCTAAGCTAGTGAGTGACTTACTGACGCTATTAAATATCGATGCTGCCGCAACAGTTGATGTTGGTGGCGAGACATTAACTATCGAACAAGCACTCATTGAAAACTATGAGTTAACTCAGCTTCATCCTGGTTTTATTAGCGCTTATGGTGAAGCAGCTAATATCAGTGAATTAGTTAAGCTAAGCGAAGACAAAGACGCAACTCGTGCTTATATTACCCAGCGCCAAGTGATTGATGTTGTACGTGACTATCCTGCGGCAATTAGCACCGAGCAGCTTGTTGCTGCATTGCGCAAGCTAACACCACGTCTCTATTCTATTGCCTCTGCAATGAGTGAAGTTGAAGAAGAAGTTCACCTAACTGTTGCTGTGGTTGAATACGACGCTCATGGTCACGCCCATCAGGGCGCGGCTTCAAGCTTCCTAGCGCACCGTCTGCAAGAAGACTCGCAAGTACGTGTATTTGTTGAGCACAACGATAACTTCCGTCTACCGGCACAAGATAAGTCTGCCATTATGATTGGTCCAGGTACGGGGATTGCGCCATTCCGCGCCTTCTTACAAGAGCGTGATAACACAGAAGCGAGTGGTGAAAACTGGTTATTCTTCGGTAACCAACACTTTACCGATGATTTCTTATACCAAGTTGAGCTACAAGACTTTAAAGAGCGCGGCGTGTTAAACCGCATCGATTTAGCGTTCTCTCGTGATCAAGAAGAAAAAGTTTACGTTCAGCACCGCATTGTTGAGCAGGGCAAAGATATCTTCCAGTGGCTAGAAAATGGCGCGTCACTGTACATTTGTGGCGATGCCAACTACATGGCGAAAGACGTGCATCAAGCACTAGTTGATGTGATCAGCGAATACGGTAATAAAACGATTGAAGAAGCTAACGAATACCTAATTAACTTACGTGATAGCAAGCGCTATCAGAAGGATGTTTACTAA
- a CDS encoding DUF2333 family protein, translated as MIKFNKNIVAGIVAGVVAVGGVLSIWWDIEPDVADIKQLSVEQAQTLGVDPVTGFATMTAVISVTDTLLNKPGGYLTNDKMYPSVLMDNMPAFEYGALQQVRDLALVLRNDLSRSQSQSVEDPDLVKAQPSLNFDNNRWIFPSTESEYKKALKHFELYRTRLANPASDAQFYARADNLTEWLKEVEKRLGSLSQRLSASVGQERLNTDLAGDSAATQSTGTASNQLVKTSWWQLDDVFYEARGSSWALIHFLKAIEIDFHAVLEKKNALVSLRQIIRELEQTQDTIWSPMILNGSGFGPMANHSLVMANYISRANAAIIDLNTLLQQG; from the coding sequence ATGATTAAGTTTAACAAGAATATTGTGGCGGGCATCGTTGCTGGCGTTGTAGCCGTTGGTGGCGTGTTGTCTATTTGGTGGGATATTGAGCCTGACGTTGCTGATATTAAGCAGCTAAGTGTTGAGCAAGCCCAAACCTTGGGTGTCGATCCTGTTACTGGTTTTGCCACCATGACCGCGGTTATTTCGGTAACTGATACCTTGCTTAATAAGCCGGGTGGCTATTTAACTAACGATAAAATGTATCCGTCGGTACTAATGGATAATATGCCTGCTTTTGAATACGGCGCGCTGCAGCAAGTGCGTGATTTGGCGTTAGTGCTGCGCAACGATTTATCTCGTTCTCAATCGCAATCGGTTGAAGATCCTGATTTGGTCAAGGCGCAGCCTAGTCTCAATTTTGACAACAACCGCTGGATTTTCCCAAGTACTGAAAGTGAGTACAAAAAAGCTCTTAAACATTTCGAGTTATATCGTACTCGCTTAGCGAATCCAGCATCCGATGCACAGTTCTACGCCCGTGCCGATAATTTAACTGAGTGGTTAAAAGAAGTTGAAAAGCGTCTTGGTAGCTTGTCACAACGCCTAAGCGCCAGTGTGGGGCAAGAGCGCTTAAACACAGATTTAGCGGGTGATAGTGCTGCCACTCAATCAACTGGCACGGCGAGTAATCAATTAGTAAAAACCAGTTGGTGGCAACTTGACGATGTATTTTATGAAGCACGCGGCTCTAGCTGGGCGTTAATTCATTTCTTAAAAGCCATTGAAATTGATTTTCACGCGGTGCTGGAGAAGAAAAATGCCTTGGTGAGTTTGCGACAAATTATTCGCGAGCTAGAGCAAACACAAGACACGATTTGGTCGCCAATGATCTTAAATGGTAGTGGTTTTGGACCTATGGCCAATCATTCTTTAGTCATGGCTAACTATATTTCTCGCGCTAATGCTGCGATAATCGACCTTAACACCTTGTTACAGCAAGGATAA